One Chloroflexota bacterium genomic window, GTTCGCAACGAACGCCGCGCCCATTGCGAGCACGCCCAACAACAACGTCGTCACGTAAAACGACAACGGTGTGGTCACCAGATTCCACGCGGGACGCGTTGGCATCATGTAGACTTGCGCCATACTGTACACGAGCGCGACGCCGATGACCGCCGCGACCAGCGCGACGACGTTACGCACCGTGAATGTCGCGATCTTTTTCCATTGCATCACCGCAAACACCGCGCCCGCCACCGCGAACAACACGCCGAAGAAAATCTCACGCGAGAGCCACGAGGTTCCCAGGTTCGTCACGGCTTTGTACGCGTTGATCGGATTGCCGAGGTGCAACAACGACGCCGCCATACCGAGCGCGAGCACGGGACCGATCGCGAGGAGCGCGCGGTCGGAAAGTTCATCCGCTTGTTTCTCGCCCGACTTGCGAACGACGAAATAGTGGACGATGCCGAGGACGATGAACGATCCCACGGACATTTGGGCGAGGATCGTGAACGTAATCAATGCCCATTCACGCACATTCATGTTAGACCTCCTGCTCTAGCGTTAGAATTTTGCCGGTACCCTTGCCGCTAAATTCGGTGTGCCGATGTGGCGTGAGAACGATGGCAGGATTCGTCAGATTCGACGGCGGCAACGGTTCGATGGCATTGACCATGCCATACTTGCCGCGCAATGCAGCCAGATCGCCGAACTCGATGGCGCGCATGACGCACGCGTCAACGCACACCGGGTTTTGTCCCTGCGCGAGCAAGTCCTCGCAGAAATTGCATTTGGTCATCACGCCTTTGGCTTCGTCGAACTGGGGTGCGCCGTACGGGCACGCCCATTCGCAATAGCGACAGCCCACGCATTGATCTTGATTGATCACGACGATGCCGTCCGCGCGTTTCGTCATCGCGCCGGTTGGGCACACGTTCACACACGCTGGGTTTTCGCAGTGATTGCACGACATCGAGAACGAGTAGACAAAGATGTTGTTCGGTGTGGCGAGATGTTTGATCGTCGGATGCGGTTGCCACGCGCCGCCGCCGTACTGCACGACGCGTCGCCACAACATTCCAACCGGCAAATCGTTCTTGTCTTTGCAAGCGACCTGACATGCTTTGCAACCGGTGCAAATACTCGAGTTGATATAAAAGCCGAGATGCTTGCCCATGATTTATGCCTCCTTCTTGAAGATGATGCGCTGGGTCCATTTGGCATCGGGAGGCAATGGCTTGTCATACTTTTCAACCTGGACGATGATCGTATTGTACGGTTGAGTGCCTTGCCCGGTCGGATT contains:
- a CDS encoding dimethyl sulfoxide reductase anchor subunit, which encodes MNVREWALITFTILAQMSVGSFIVLGIVHYFVVRKSGEKQADELSDRALLAIGPVLALGMAASLLHLGNPINAYKAVTNLGTSWLSREIFFGVLFAVAGAVFAVMQWKKIATFTVRNVVALVAAVIGVALVYSMAQVYMMPTRPAWNLVTTPLSFYVTTLLLGVLAMGAAFVANYWYVQSKNPGCASEQCVLLRDSLRWIAVASIVLLGFQFVIQPLSVALMAAGEASASAEILANEFGVLFALRLVLVFLGAGVLGIFVYREAQNAGREKMLAIDAYAAFALVLVGEIVGRFLFYATTMKIGLQ
- the dmsB gene encoding dimethylsulfoxide reductase subunit B yields the protein MGKHLGFYINSSICTGCKACQVACKDKNDLPVGMLWRRVVQYGGGAWQPHPTIKHLATPNNIFVYSFSMSCNHCENPACVNVCPTGAMTKRADGIVVINQDQCVGCRYCEWACPYGAPQFDEAKGVMTKCNFCEDLLAQGQNPVCVDACVMRAIEFGDLAALRGKYGMVNAIEPLPPSNLTNPAIVLTPHRHTEFSGKGTGKILTLEQEV